One region of Pelotomaculum isophthalicicum JI genomic DNA includes:
- a CDS encoding HU family DNA-binding protein: MNKAELISNVAEKTELTKKDSEKAVGAVLGAIEEALSRGDKVQLVGFGTFEIRDRAARKGRNPQTGEEINIEAARVPVFKAGKALRDAVGK, encoded by the coding sequence ATGAATAAGGCTGAGTTGATTTCAAACGTTGCCGAAAAAACGGAATTAACCAAAAAAGACTCGGAAAAAGCCGTAGGTGCGGTGCTTGGCGCAATTGAAGAGGCGCTGTCAAGGGGCGACAAGGTCCAACTGGTGGGTTTCGGTACCTTTGAAATTAGGGACAGAGCTGCCCGTAAAGGAAGAAATCCACAGACCGGTGAAGAAATTAACATTGAAGCTGCCCGTGTACCTGTGTTTAAGGCAGGGAAAGCTCTTCGCGACGCTGTGGGCAAGTAA
- a CDS encoding Uma2 family endonuclease, which yields MSLPLQEIKAIQAAITSDRIYTYEDYSRLPEGAPYQLIGGNLVLTPAPTTYHQIISMKLGTKMAGYVMEKDLGLVLFAPIDVYFENTETYQPDIIFIAKERLSIIEKEKIKGSPDLVIEILSPGTGYYDLKKKFKIYENHGVKEYWIVDPEDCSVEIYAVQEGKFILRHKAEKKGSVDSKVVTGFKIDVENFF from the coding sequence ATGAGTCTACCGCTCCAGGAAATAAAGGCAATACAAGCAGCCATAACGAGCGATAGGATCTACACCTACGAGGATTACTCCAGGCTGCCGGAAGGGGCTCCTTACCAGTTGATTGGAGGGAATTTGGTATTGACACCTGCACCTACAACCTATCACCAGATTATTTCCATGAAACTAGGTACTAAAATGGCCGGCTATGTTATGGAAAAAGACTTGGGTCTGGTTCTTTTTGCCCCAATCGATGTCTACTTTGAAAATACTGAGACTTATCAACCCGATATTATCTTTATTGCTAAAGAGAGACTTTCAATTATCGAGAAAGAAAAAATCAAAGGTTCGCCCGACCTGGTGATTGAGATCCTCTCCCCCGGCACTGGTTACTACGACCTTAAGAAAAAGTTCAAAATATACGAAAATCATGGCGTCAAGGAATATTGGATTGTTGATCCGGAAGACTGCAGTGTGGAAATCTACGCAGTCCAAGAAGGCAAGTTTATATTGAGACATAAAGCAGAAAAAAAAGGCTCGGTCGATTCAAAAGTAGTCACTGGGTTTAAAATTGACGTTGAGAACTTCTTTTGA
- a CDS encoding RNA-binding S4 domain-containing protein: MRLDKFLKVSRVIKRRTLAKEVCDRGQVAVNGRAAKAGAEVKPGDTVMIGFGNRNLKLKILSIRENVPAKMAAELYEILEDSRPVRNDGELS, translated from the coding sequence TTGCGTCTTGATAAGTTCCTTAAAGTTTCCCGGGTGATCAAACGGCGCACCCTGGCTAAAGAGGTTTGCGACCGGGGCCAGGTTGCGGTTAATGGTCGTGCGGCCAAAGCCGGAGCGGAAGTCAAACCAGGTGACACTGTAATGATTGGTTTTGGAAACAGGAACCTTAAACTAAAAATATTATCGATTCGGGAAAATGTACCGGCTAAAATGGCGGCGGAATTATACGAGATTCTGGAAGATTCCAGGCCGGTAAGAAATGACGGCGAGCTTTCGTAA